The Haliotis asinina isolate JCU_RB_2024 chromosome 16, JCU_Hal_asi_v2, whole genome shotgun sequence DNA segment GGAGCGTACAACCCGAGATATCGCTTGAAGGCTAGCAGCAACCATATGCTATAATGTACCCAGTATCGTATTGCTTCTTGTAAAGATCTTAATGGAACGGCATGTACCATATTTATCAAACCTCCACAATCACACTCCTGCACCGCATAGCATTGACATACCGTCCCGTGACATGTTACGGTAATGAACATAGCAAGTAACGGTACGGTAATGCGTGTTGTATATATTCCAGTAATGCTCCAAAATATTCTATAACGATATAGAATATATAGTTATTATGCATAATGTATCACGATATAACAGATATTGcacatgtatattgtattgcatgtatgTTCCGGTAATGTATAGCGCTTATAATGTTACAGTAAGGTGTGTTCATAGTGTTCCCGTATCTATATGTCacaattgtatatacatatacttataACATGCATGGTGTTAAGGTAATGGGAATATAGATGTTacaattgtatatacatatagttATAACATGCATGGTGTTAATGTAATGGGAATATAAATGTTGCAattgcatatacatgtaattacaACATGCATGGTGTTACGGTAATGGGGATATAAATGTTAcaattacatatacatatagttatAACATGCATGGTGTTAATGTAATGGGGATATAAATACTacaattgtatatacatatagttATAACATGCATGGTGTTAATGTAATGGGAATATAAATGTTGCAattgcatatacatgtaattacaACATGCATGGTGTTAAGGTAATGGGGATATAAATGTTAcaattacatatacatatagttatAACATGCATGGTGTTAAGGTAATGGGAATATAAATACTacaattgtatatacatatagttATAACATGCATGGTGTTAATGTAATGGGAATATAAATGTTGCAattgcatatacatgtaattacaACATGCATGGTGTTAAGGTAATGGGGATATAAATGTTAcaattacatatacatatagttatAACATGCATGGTGTTAATGTAATGGGGATATAAATACTacaattgtatatacatatagttATAACATGCATGGTGTTAATGTAATGGGGATATAAATACTacaattgtatatacatatagttATAACATGCATGGTGTTAAGGTAATGGGAATATAAATATTacaattgtatatacatatagttATAACATGCATGGTGTTAAGGTAATGGGAATATAAATGTTacaattgtatatacatatagttATAACATGCATGGTGTTAATGTAATGGGAATATAAATATTacaattgtatatacatatagttATAACATGCATGGTGTTACGGTAATGGGAATATAAATATTacaattgtatatacatatagttATAACATGAATGGTGTTAAGGTAATGGGAATATAAATGTTacaattatatatacatatagttatAACATGCATGGTGTTAAGGTAATGGCAATATAAATGTTACAATTGTTTATACATATAGTTATAACATGCATGGTGTTAAGGTAATGGGAATATAAATGTTacaattgtatatacatatagttATAACATGCATGGTGTTAAGGTAATGGGAATATAAATGTTACAattgcatatacatgtagttataACATGCGTGGTGTTAAGGTAATGGGAATATAAATGTTacaattgtatatacatatagttATAACATGCATGGTGTTAATGTAATGGGGATATAAATGTTGCAattgcatatacatgtaattacaACATGCATGGTGTTAAGGTAATGGGGATATAAATGTTAcaattacatatacatatagttatAACATGCATGGTGTTACGGTAATGGGAATATAAATATTacaattgtatatacatatagttATAACATGCATGGTGTTAAGGTAATGGGAATATAGATGTTACAattgcatatacatgtagttataACATGCATGGTGTTAATGTAATGGGAATATAAATGTTacaattgtatatacatatagttATAACATGCATGGTGTTAAGGTAGTGGAAATATAAATGTTacaattgtatatacatatagttATAACATGCATGATGTTAATGTAATGGGGATGTAAATGTTACAATTGCTTATACATGTAATTATAACATGCATGGTGTTAAGGTAATGGGGATATAAATGTTGcaattacatatacatatagttatAACATACATGGTGTTAAGGTAATGGGAATATAAATATTacaattgtatatacatatagttATAACATGAATGGTGTTAAGGTAATGGGAATATAAATGTTacaattgtatatacatgtagttataACATGCATGGTGTTAATGTAATGGGGATATAAATGTTACAATTGTATATAGATGTAGTTACAACATGCATGGTGTTAAGGTAGTGGGGATATAAATGTTACAATAATCTATATATATAGTGTCGTATTTCGCGTAACACATACTAAACCTCAATATTCAGTATGTAAGTATAGCATGGATCATTACATGAACAATTAGATTAAATATTGGGGTGGTCCTTGAGTTTTTGTGCtgagtatatatttatattgttacaGACATGCACGTACATATATTTGTAACGCGTACGGTGTCATATAAATGCCATTCTGCCATGAGAAGAACCCAGCCGGTATCAGCTGATTCTCAGGAAATTATGTCATGATTATAATTTAACTTATCATGTTTAAATCAAAGTACACCGCATGATTCTAAACActtaaatagaaataaaaacGTGTTCACTATCATGCTATTTTTCATTTGGAGAAGCTAATCTTATCTGTGACTACTTGACCATTTACAGGACATTTCGCCTAACATCCGACCACTCTCGTGACGGAAGTTGCCGGAAATACACGACCTCTCCCCGTCTGTCCACGAATTGCCTGCACGGTGTTTTCTTCAGGTGGTTGTCGTAGAGGAGATAACGTGAGACTAGTGATCAAGCTTTCATAGTACATCACTGACGTACTCTTGTGTCCGTACGTACTTGAGTCTGACGCACACTGTCATATCATTTATGAATTTGTGTCATTGTATATTTGTTGACTTGGGTGTGTCTTGAGGATGGTCAGAGTtctgtttcattcattcattctttcactcattcattcatacattcatccatccattcattcgAGTCTTATTTAACATGTGATCGATATTTTGGGTATCGACCAAAGTGTTTAATTCCCGACGACATGCAGTCAATCCGGAAACACAAAAATTCAATCTATTATTACCGTGAACGGTGTTTCTTCCGCGGACCAATATTAACGGTGTTCACACTAAGTGAGAGTGAGAAAGTACTCACAGACTGCAGGATTACTGCAATAATTATGTGGCCATGAATTATTCCTCCGTCGGGACAACTGAATCAATGGAACACGACTTCTATgctaaaaacaaacaatgtttGATGACATGGGCAGCTTGAGTCCAAATGTAGGTTACAAAATGGAGATTGCTAGAACTTTCAAGTTATGTGTGACAATAGCTCAATCCCAATAATGTTGGTAGGCGttctggtacaatgtgtgcaaatGTAGGTTACACAATGGAGATTGGTAGTACTTTCAAGTTCTGTGTGACAATACATCAATCCCAATATTGTTGGTAGGCGttctggtacaatgtgtgcaaatGTAGGTTACAAAAtaatgagcatgataaacggcctcccatggctgccaatgaaaggttctggaaacagttgtggtctgtacccggcaactgtaacctggaggcaccatgggtcagtgattatgaccatgcaatgcatgagaaagtaactaggtcgtttgtgtgttacatcACACCAGATTGCCTTacaagtgtcattaaaaagtccaaatctgatacagctccagggcctgatggcattcaaaaccggtactggaaactatttccctgtgtccaagcaccactccttcactgtttcaattctcttgtggatacaggtgatgttcctccatggttctgcaaaggtcgcacaatattccttcccaaaaaaggagacttgactgatcccaaaaacttccgccctatcacatgtctaaatactcaatataaattattcacagggtgtttaacaaacctcgtgtcatcttactgctcttccaatgagataatttacagggagcagaagggggcgagaaaggggtgttgggggtgcaaggatcaacttcttgtacagaaaatgattttggaagaggctaaaacctatcaccgcaacctctccatgtgctggatagactacaaaaaggcatacgactctgtccctcacgaatggattctgaagtctcttcagtgtattgacctccctgagcgattacttgatttactcaagtctttaatgagttgctggtcgactcaacttgagatgtactcacaagggcaggagcagacttcggaatctattccaattagaaggggaattttccagggggactcctttagtcctttgcttttttgtctgtctctgaatcctttgagttttctgctcaatagggaggagggttatcatcccggacctcctcagcacagatccccaacacctcttactcatctcctctacatggatgacatcgagctccttgccaagggagaggccaatttgaaagaacaggttctccttgtcgagtccgtctctaatgatataggcacgacatttggactcgacaaatgtaatactcttcatttgaaacgtggcaaggtaactaatgatggatcggtcaagttacaagggggaggagttattgagcatcttgtggaagatcaggcctatacctatcttggaatgcaagttcgagacaagctccagaatgcccagattcaagataaacttcgggccgagtataaatctcgtttaaagaaaatctggagttcagagctaaatgctcgaaacaaggtcaaagccaccaatacttttgctgtgccagtcctctcctattcctttggagtagttgattggacaaaacaagacatccagggtcttgacctcctgaccagaaggatcatgtctgataacagagcacaccagcctcgttcctctcttaatcgtttatacatgccaatctattcgggaggacggggtttgattaatgtggaagctcttcatgatagaattctgttgtgcacttttgcacatatttatttatcggatgatcctctggtgatgcacgtcaagactaatgatgaaagcaaggaattccacagctattttaagcgtgccaaggttgttggacagaatctgaaattcgaagttgattttgttgatggtgatgtactgctggacggtacagtgatgggagtaaaccaggtgaagtccttcaccaagtctgcccagagtcggccCTTtctggagaagctgtctgagaagccattgcatcgtgtgtatatgcagtgtgtggaacagaacagcaatccaaccgactccttcgcctggatgaagtcggctggtcttaaatgtgaaactgagggcttcctttttgctgctcaggaccagtcacttcccactcgcaatcgccagaatgtgattcttaaagaaaatatcaatatgaaatgtcgtctttgcaatcaatttacagagactgtccaacaccttgttagtggatgccattccttggcacaaacagcatatcttaaaagacatgatggcatggctcactgcttttattatcgtctccgccatgcctgtggctttgactctgaggtccatccatggtacgaccctgaacatgtccagggcgtcctggaaaatgatgctttcaaacttctctggaataggccaatatacagcctgagacgaattccagccaacaaacctgatcttgtcctttttgataaagccaatgaaattatttatatcatagaattttctgtcccttttgacagcaatgtgattggcaagattcaggaaaagcatgataaatatgcggacctcgcctttgaaatgtctcgcttgcatcccaagtacactgtcgtcaggctccccattgttctcggtgcccttggtttggtacctcctgatctcttggcgcagatgaggagagtgcccgggttctccaccgggagcacagcccttctgacaatctgggtaatgcagaaggctgcagtgttggggagccttcatattctccgaaaagttcttggtgggtacGACtcggcagtgtttcctgggagaagtcccattcgctgtctgggctgcgtgtagagggggcgagggccctgagctgatgatgagcttgaccagcctgactgtgccaggatcacccgaaccctctctgctgcattttcattttaatctgtaaaaactaataataataatgactaTGTATACTAATGGCCTTTTCCACATACTCGTGCATGATCATGGCGCGAACACATTATTACTTAGGAtgacccaagctgcctgtgaggtgctaGATGGTTTAACCAAATTATTAATTAATCTCGCGATCTGTTTCATATTCTCCTAGCTGAACAGAGGCAATCTGaattcacttgcctaaggtgatgTCACATGTGTCACATATGCTTTGCTGTGGGGCAGGACCAAAGTCCCAGCAACCCTCGTGAGTTAAACTGCTAAACACTGTCACCCATCCAGTCACTGTACGCACTCAAAGCTGCCTAACTTCAACTGAGTTGTTCCCTGAGCTGTATGTACAGAAAGAACTTCGATTGCTCTCAATTTGTATGTGGCAATATCATTACCAGCGACAACGTTCCAAACTACATCAAGTAACTACATCAAGTGATACCACAGTGTCCTTTACACCCAGGAGATAACGACCTCGGTCCAGCCAAAACACCGGTAACTGTATACTTGTGCAATACGCTATCCAATCAGTACAAGAACGCCGTTCACGCCACCATCACTCACAATACAAGGTTCCTCGATGGGAATTGTTCACATCTAAAAATGACAGAGTTTAAATATCTCTCTTTGCTGCCGGTATGCATCTCCCTCTTTTGTTTCTGTACCTGTCAGGACAAGGTCGTCACGGTAATGGACAGACTTGACAAGTTTGAGGAGGTGCTGCTTGATAACAAGGTAGATATTCTCCGTGTGGAACAAAAGGTGATCAATATGATAGATGTTGCAAAGTCGTCGTTGAGAGCTGAATTAAAGGCGAGCTTACTGGACCTAGTGAAAAATGCCATGACCGAGATCTTAAAAGGTGAGTCTCTGCCAGACATGGTAAAGAGTGAGGTTGTTTCTGAAGTGCACCACCTGAAACATGAATACCATCACATGAAGAGGCAGTTACATCAGGTTTCCAAATCACTCCAAAAAGACATCGCAAACCAGACGAATGGATTCCACGAATCGGTTCAGGGGGCAACACAGGGGAAGAGTTCAGACAACTCGAGTGACACGTGCCTTagagaaaaacacaaactggaaACGGATCTAAAGAAGTGCACTGCTCAAACTGCCGATCTCCAGACAAACCTCAAGCAGTTCATGGCATTGAATGAAACGTATCAGTCCCAAAtatcagaattgaaaaaaaCTCTCAGTGTGCCTTCGTGTGTCCCAGCCGTTGTAAATGCTACCTCCCCCTCCACTTCTGCCGCCCCGTCGACGTCTTTGACGACACTCAGGTCAGAGGAGGAGAGGAGTAGGATCTTGATTGCTCCAATCTGGACAGGTTACACAAACTATTTCCGTCAACTCGATATCCAGAGTAACAATCTTCATACTTATCATTATTTTGCTATGAGATCTGTTAATTGTCTCGCCTACATAGCAAAGAGGAACACACTTCTAATTGGGTCAAATAACCCTTACGCTATATTTGCCTCTACCGTGGATACAAGTCAGGTGACAGTACTGAGAAGAAATATACGGACATTAGGTATGGCAGTAGACGAAGATCGGGACACTGTTTTCATATCGAGACTAACTCCCACACACTCAATCAGCCGTATGTCTACACAGGGCAAAGACCTCAGCGTTATCACTGAGTTAGACATGTACAGAAAATCTCCAAGGCAGATAACTCTGGACACAAGGCGAAGGCAGATATATGCATGTGTTTATTATGCAGTGGTCACGGTTACGTATGATGGACATGGTTTGAGAACATTAGATACTGGAGGTTTCCTGCATGCTGTATTTCTGGATCAGTCAGCTGGTGTGTTGTATTATAACAGCGACACGACATTGATGAAGATGTCCGTTAGCGATGAAATACGCACTGAGGTGACCACAATGGACGCCAGGCCCATCAACATGTTGCTTTACAGAGGAATCATCTACTATGCTGGAATTGATCCAACTCTTGTAGGTGCAGTTAATACGTCAACTAACACTGGATATACGCTTCAGCCAATAACAATGGCAGACGTTGGTCAGATACACATCTGTTTAATTCCCTGAGATCTGTGTTGGATATGTATTATTCGTTTGAAAACAACGctcgattctgattggctgaccaGAGGTTTCAAACTTCTAACTCCAAAGTATGTGATTTGACGACCTTGGAGGCAAATGctaacatgtaaataaatgatTTCTCTATTAATCAGTGTTGGTTGTCGATTTTGAAATTAAATGTATAATAATATGTTTTAAAGTGAAGAGGTTTGTAGTTATCACCAGCTTGGTCGTAGCCAGCGGTAGGTAACAGCCATCACAGTTCACCATCTGTTAAAATGTCACTCATTACTGATtggatggttaaagcgttcgctcgtcacgccgaagacccgggttcgattcaccacataggtgcaatgtgtgaagttcattccCTGTGTCAGGGGGCTCACGATGAGGTAGTTAGCTGAGGAAAAGACTGTTGCTTGATGTGTTTATAGTAGACGGTTGCTCGTTGGAaggaagaccagggttcgatttcccatacaggtataaagtgtgaagcccatttctggtgtgacccgctgtgatattgctggaatatcgctaaaagcagagtaaataCATATGTACTCGGTACTCGGACCAGCTCACAAGGTCAGTGCGGTTCACGAAACAACGGAGACTGTGCATATCCATCCTTTCAAGGGCAGTCGCCTCTGAACTCGTGTTGTATGTAATCGCTTGGGGAAGATTATTCAGTAATTCTCGGGACGAACAAGATCCGGGGTAAAATATGTCTTATTACTacgcttatcgtaagaggcgagtaaagggattgggttgtcagactTGGATGacgacatgtcatcggttagcAACTGCtgagatcgatgcccatgctgttgatcactggattgtctgatccagactcgattatgtagaGATATAGCTGGAttaatgcggcgtaaaactaaactcactcactcactcaggccgAACACATGGCCTTGTTCTGAGTTGTTTGCAACTAACTGTCTagaattattttcattcttaCACCTACCAAATTCGCTATGctcaaaacaatgttaaatgAGAATACGTTATGAGTCTGAATAAAAGGTCATCGTATGATGCACTTGTTATGTGTGAGTTGCGTTTATCTGATTCTTGTCATCAGGCTGCATGTGGCGTGCATTGAGGGTATactgggttagaataggtctatATTAGCCTAAACCTGTCTTACGACATCAGTTGTTGATGCATAATTTCCAGGCCGCAGCTATAGATACTCAAcgcgattgattgattgattgattgattgattgattgattgacaccgcaatgagcaatattccagttatatattTGCTCGACAGTTACAAATGTCAAGATCTTGTGACTCTGACTGCTTTTGCTGATTGTAAGTGGGCTGTGTTGTGTGTTGCTACGTTCCTTTTACGTACGCTTCATGTTATCGGCCACAGGGTATTTGCACTGCAGCAGCGCGCCACTGAAGTAAGTGAATTTGGCtttacgcagcaatattccagctatatggtggcggtcagtACATAATAAAGTCTTGACCAGCCTGTCAAGTgaccaaaagcatgagcatcgacctacgtaactaagatacaatgacatgtgtcaaccaaaagGAAGCGAGCCCGTCCGCCTGATCCTGTTCGtctcttcttacgacaagcgtgggttactgaagacatttATACCCGGATCTCCACGGGTCGCGACTGAAGGTCGTCTTGGTCCGCACTGAGAGGCGTCCTTTCAGAAGAAAATCTCTGCGGTCCATTTCATTATACTTAATGAGAACAATTTAGGAACTGTCTCTCTTTGTtaagtatgttcatttcagagactatatGCAGGCTAGGGTTGGCTACAGACAGGGATAATTACACCGATCTTCCTCTCTCAGGGCAAACAATCTTGTAGTATCTTGTAGACACCAGGAGGCGCCGAGTGACGCCGAATGGCGTTGATGCGCCACATTACGCTGCGTGAATGCTTTCCTCTCCATCTGTAGATTCACGATACAACAGATCTGACAAAAACATGTCGATTCATCGAGTTAAGCCCAAGGGCTAGAACACCTGACACAACCCGTGACCCGGTATCACGGTGTGTATATAGGCGTTTATAATCCCTCGTACAAGGGATTGGTAGCGTTTTGATTACAAGATCGAAGACAACATGTATTGAGCAGTTACAGAAAAAACGCGAAGCTGACACATAGCTAAGTATTAATTCTCTAAGTTATCTGGTGTCGTCTTTGCCTTACCAAATATGTTAAATGTATTATCGAGCGACGTGCATATGTAATGCCTTCCAATCTGTGCCAGTGCCAACACAAACACGAATACCCTGGATTGTAATGGTGACATTCGACCTGAACGATTTAACAAAGCAAAAAGAAACTAGaccaagagttatctcccctcgaCCTGTTGGAGTGCTGTCCGCGTGGCGTTTAAACAGCAAACTATGACATAACCCACCATATGAGGGTGCACAAGAAATTCTTAACAACACGCGAAGAGATCAGTAGGAAGTGTTGTCCAATTATTGTTGAAGTAGGAAAATCACCTGTCTTACGATACCCGAGCAAATGTTGGCACCGTACTTGCCTGATTTCGGTTCCAAAACGTTTttgatataaaaataaaatatctcaTCCATTAAAGGTAAACATCAATTTTCTTACAGGGTTGttctctcagatttccaaccccatatttaatacaatataatataattcaacattttaagcgccactcgagGCGTATCAAATCGTTCTTGGCCTCCACTACCACAGCCAGCTTCCGGCACAACATCATctacacacatatataacatCCTCACGTATTCATATCGACGTTACACGAAAGTGGCCTTCTAATACTAACAGAAAGCTACGGAGGTAAGTCACTGGGGACGAGCTGCGTCAGTGAAAATTCCTGTTGAGTGGAATAACGTCCCCACTCAAATATCTGACGGCCACACGCCCAATGAATTCCTTCGAAAAAATAATAGGCGCATCACGTGTGGAATTCCTGTTGTGAGTGGCGAGTACCCTGCAGTTAAAGTCATTATGGGCAGTATACACGTGTATGACCACATGTCACATGGACGCAGTCAGCTCTGTCCGTTTCCATGTTGCTGAAACTCATGAGCGAACCCAGGATCGTCGGCTTCTGACACacctaagggagacaactcggCACAGGGTACGAATGGGGTAAAATTGGTTGTTGTTATATATATGTTACTTTTATTTCGATGAACTCCTATTTCAACCACTGATATGAAAATggttatatcatatatattattaatatcatttcaAATTAAGTTTTCCTGCTCACTACAAGCGACTCTTTCACCTTAGCAGGTGACATGAATGGATTCCTCGGTGTAGGGTAATTCATGGACAGGCAACTGGAACAAATACACCTTTGATAACAGTGTCTGAACCAGGTCTTTTCAACAAATTCTGTTAAACGAATGTTAGACAAATTGCATAACATATTAACTGTCAATGTGTTGTATCGTTCCCTTATCAGTTGTGGAAAACAAAGTGCAGCCCTGGTTTAAATGCATCTTGATACGCCTaattgatgactcttgtttagtTGCGCTTCTGGTAACGCGCAGAACGTGTGTCCCCGCATGGCAGGTATTCCTGTATTCTGCAACACACTTAAAGCCATTATGTTCGCACCAGGCCGCACGTAACGGGCACCCATAGGAGcattttgattggttggttcTTTCCGACGGTTCTATTGTTTTCACTGGTTGCGAGGCATGCCATATCAGTGTGATTTCAGCTGAAGTCATTGCTGCAAATAATTGGAGATAACGTCCCAGTGATTACTTGTGACGTCATCGCAGCAATAGTCTGCTTGGGCATTCTCCACGTGTTATATACTTGTTTGCACAATACAGAGTTTGGTGATATAAAGAATAGCATACTAACAACTCGCCAAGGTTCATTCGGGACAGATTATCCCACATAGAAACAGATGATTAATGGGAGTCTTTTAAT contains these protein-coding regions:
- the LOC137268662 gene encoding uncharacterized protein; translated protein: MTEFKYLSLLPVCISLFCFCTCQDKVVTVMDRLDKFEEVLLDNKVDILRVEQKVINMIDVAKSSLRAELKASLLDLVKNAMTEILKGESLPDMVKSEVVSEVHHLKHEYHHMKRQLHQVSKSLQKDIANQTNGFHESVQGATQGKSSDNSSDTCLREKHKLETDLKKCTAQTADLQTNLKQFMALNETYQSQISELKKTLSVPSCVPAVVNATSPSTSAAPSTSLTTLRSEEERSRILIAPIWTGYTNYFRQLDIQSNNLHTYHYFAMRSVNCLAYIAKRNTLLIGSNNPYAIFASTVDTSQVTVLRRNIRTLGMAVDEDRDTVFISRLTPTHSISRMSTQGKDLSVITELDMYRKSPRQITLDTRRRQIYACVYYAVVTVTYDGHGLRTLDTGGFLHAVFLDQSAGVLYYNSDTTLMKMSVSDEIRTEVTTMDARPINMLLYRGIIYYAGIDPTLVGAVNTSTNTGYTLQPITMADVGQIHICLIP